The following proteins come from a genomic window of Nautilia profundicola AmH:
- a CDS encoding ribonuclease HII — protein MEICGIDEAGRGPIAGPLVVAGCIFKNEKLKVKSEKWENFLQKLNDSKKLNAKKREELFEIIQETCEYHIVFVDNKTIDEKGLSFAINYALNEIKKTLKANKYLFDGNSNFGVKGIETLIKGDGKIKQISAASILAKVSRDKYMLEIADKYPMYNFKKHKGYITKEHIEEIKKNGFSDIHRKSYRLKALEPTLF, from the coding sequence ATGGAGATTTGCGGAATAGATGAGGCCGGAAGAGGACCTATTGCAGGGCCTCTCGTAGTGGCGGGATGCATATTTAAAAATGAAAAGTTAAAAGTGAAAAGTGAAAAGTGGGAAAATTTCTTACAAAAACTTAACGATTCAAAAAAACTTAACGCCAAAAAAAGGGAAGAGCTGTTTGAAATCATCCAAGAAACATGTGAATACCATATAGTGTTTGTGGATAATAAAACAATTGATGAAAAAGGGCTCTCATTCGCAATTAATTACGCCCTGAATGAAATCAAAAAGACTTTAAAAGCAAACAAGTACCTTTTTGACGGAAATTCAAACTTCGGTGTAAAAGGAATTGAAACACTAATTAAGGGTGATGGTAAAATTAAACAGATAAGTGCGGCAAGTATACTCGCTAAAGTCAGCCGTGATAAATATATGCTTGAAATTGCCGATAAATATCCTATGTACAATTTTAAAAAACACAAAGGGTATATTACAAAAGAACATATTGAAGAAATCAAAAAAAACGGTTTTAGCGATATTCACAGAAAAAGTTACAGATTAAAAGCACTTGAGCCTACACTATTTTAA
- a CDS encoding MFS transporter, which translates to MANKTFFILSLFYFLFFTLIGDYVIFMPKFFKQIGFDAKEIGIIFSMLPIARFVTPFIYLKKPLTRLDYILALIISTLSSFLLLSHNFYLILIAFFLIGVSFSIVFPYIEAIAIEQLKEKYGKTRVYGSIGFMLFGIVFSYINGDLVWLFIILMILTNITALYFLEDKTITKSSASINLAKEWKFWLAVVFLQISFGGFYNFFTIYNLNHGIPKEYIGWLWAIGVIAEIFIFIFQHRFISRFKPVFLLKISILLTAIRWFMLYLFPGNLIMVAFSQLIHAFSFAIFHTSALLYISKHYANKTLAQQFYAGIAYGMAAFLGSLLSGILYGENLFLYESLFAFLGFLIML; encoded by the coding sequence ATGGCAAATAAAACCTTTTTTATTTTAAGCCTTTTTTATTTTCTTTTTTTTACGCTTATAGGCGATTATGTTATTTTTATGCCCAAATTCTTTAAACAGATAGGATTTGACGCAAAAGAGATCGGGATTATTTTTTCAATGCTTCCTATTGCGAGATTCGTAACCCCTTTTATTTATCTAAAAAAGCCCCTGACCAGACTCGATTACATCTTAGCGCTTATAATATCAACACTCTCATCGTTTTTACTGCTGAGTCACAACTTTTATCTTATTTTAATTGCGTTTTTTCTAATAGGTGTGAGTTTCAGTATCGTTTTTCCGTATATAGAAGCTATTGCGATTGAACAGCTGAAAGAAAAATACGGCAAAACAAGGGTGTACGGAAGTATCGGGTTTATGCTTTTTGGAATCGTGTTTTCTTACATAAACGGAGATCTTGTGTGGCTTTTTATTATTTTAATGATACTTACGAACATTACGGCGCTCTATTTTCTTGAAGATAAAACAATTACAAAGTCATCAGCTTCCATAAACCTCGCAAAAGAATGGAAATTCTGGCTGGCCGTAGTGTTTTTACAGATAAGTTTCGGAGGGTTTTACAATTTCTTTACCATTTACAACCTAAACCACGGCATACCGAAAGAATACATAGGCTGGCTGTGGGCTATAGGCGTGATTGCGGAAATTTTTATATTCATTTTCCAGCACCGTTTTATCAGTCGCTTTAAGCCTGTGTTTTTACTCAAAATTTCCATTCTTCTTACGGCAATCAGATGGTTTATGCTCTATCTATTCCCGGGAAATCTTATAATGGTTGCGTTTTCACAGCTTATACATGCGTTTTCATTTGCGATTTTCCACACTTCGGCATTGCTTTATATTTCCAAACACTACGCCAATAAAACCCTCGCCCAACAGTTCTACGCCGGAATAGCATACGGAATGGCGGCATTTTTAGGAAGTTTATTATCCGGAATATTATATGGAGAGAATCTGTTTTTATATGAAAGTTTATTTGCGTTTTTGGGATTTTTGATTATGCTATAA
- a CDS encoding AAA family ATPase, whose product MLPKKINDRKLKLTYENTIISGPKGVGKTFLVFNFLENFKGKYKYIDFADYREKNFDFSDTELVILDNFDFSIDLPPVTTFIITDQAVKLDGFKNIELKALDFEEFFSFDNSQSITHSFDKFLKTGNLPRSLFLEDYFKEEYLRETFELLPYNKEILKFYFAHIGEKFTLYQIYQILKKRIKISKDSFYKTTNELIEKKVIYEVNKFNSPKSPKKFYSYNFAFKNILTNRKNILFTFENIIFLELNEDEIYYKDTLSFYIPNKELGIMVMPFANEEILEEKLKKVKDVKKVQVITVSNEFDFEHKNFEVEVTPFWQWRFAE is encoded by the coding sequence TTGCTACCAAAAAAGATAAATGATAGAAAATTAAAACTAACCTATGAAAACACTATAATATCAGGTCCTAAAGGGGTTGGGAAAACTTTTTTAGTGTTTAATTTTTTAGAAAATTTTAAAGGAAAATATAAATATATCGATTTTGCTGATTACAGGGAAAAAAATTTTGACTTTTCAGATACTGAACTTGTAATACTTGATAATTTTGACTTTTCTATAGATTTACCTCCCGTAACTACATTTATTATTACCGACCAAGCTGTAAAATTGGATGGATTTAAAAACATTGAATTAAAAGCTTTGGATTTTGAAGAGTTTTTTTCTTTTGACAACTCACAAAGCATTACACATAGTTTCGATAAATTTTTAAAAACCGGAAACCTACCAAGAAGTCTTTTCTTAGAAGATTATTTTAAAGAAGAATATTTAAGAGAAACTTTTGAATTATTGCCATACAATAAAGAAATACTAAAGTTTTATTTTGCTCATATCGGAGAAAAGTTTACCCTGTATCAAATTTATCAAATCTTAAAAAAAAGAATTAAAATAAGCAAAGACAGTTTTTATAAAACCACCAACGAACTTATAGAAAAAAAAGTGATATATGAAGTAAACAAGTTCAATTCACCAAAGTCTCCCAAAAAATTTTATTCATATAATTTCGCTTTTAAAAATATTCTAACAAATAGAAAAAATATTTTATTTACTTTTGAAAATATTATTTTTTTAGAGCTTAACGAAGATGAAATATATTACAAAGATACTCTCAGCTTTTATATTCCAAATAAAGAGCTCGGTATAATGGTTATGCCGTTTGCAAACGAAGAGATACTGGAAGAAAAACTAAAAAAAGTGAAAGATGTGAAAAAAGTTCAGGTCATTACAGTTTCAAATGAATTTGATTTTGAACATAAAAATTTTGAAGTGGAGGTAACACCGTTTTGGCAATGGAGATTTGCGGAATAG
- the frr gene encoding ribosome recycling factor, whose protein sequence is MEEVFEFAKEHMEKSIEVLKKDLNTLRTGKVSIHVLDGVKVEYYGAPTPLNQVANVNAVDATTIVVSPWDKSIINDIERAIQEANVGANPNNDGDVIKLYFPPMTEEERKKQAKKAKEFAEKAKIAIRNIRRDANDDIKKMFKDKEITEDDQKRGLEKVQEITDAYVAKVDEIVNKKIDDVMKV, encoded by the coding sequence ATGGAAGAAGTATTTGAGTTTGCCAAAGAGCATATGGAAAAGAGTATCGAGGTACTTAAAAAAGATCTAAACACATTAAGAACGGGGAAAGTTTCAATCCACGTACTTGACGGTGTAAAAGTTGAATATTACGGAGCGCCGACTCCTCTTAACCAGGTAGCCAACGTAAATGCAGTAGATGCGACTACTATCGTGGTAAGCCCATGGGATAAATCTATTATCAACGATATAGAAAGAGCAATCCAGGAAGCAAACGTAGGTGCAAACCCTAACAACGACGGTGATGTTATTAAGCTGTATTTCCCTCCTATGACGGAAGAAGAGAGAAAAAAACAGGCTAAAAAAGCGAAAGAATTTGCTGAAAAAGCGAAAATCGCAATCAGAAACATCAGACGTGACGCAAACGACGATATTAAAAAAATGTTCAAAGACAAAGAAATCACTGAAGACGATCAAAAAAGAGGACTTGAGAAAGTTCAGGAAATTACAGACGCATATGTTGCTAAGGTTGATGAAATAGTAAATAAAAAAATCGACGACGTTATGAAAGTTTAA
- a CDS encoding thiamine-phosphate pyrophosphorylase, which produces MKTNPPLFRTIDANINRFKEGIRVVEDILRYEFNSPLAKDLKNLRHIKIPEYENYVKFRDSINDILKPSIQSEQHRDSLKDVIISNLKRAQESARVLEESFKLFDIITSEKFKSARYSLYNLEKEILKLLGT; this is translated from the coding sequence GTGAAGACTAACCCTCCTCTTTTCCGTACTATTGATGCCAATATAAACCGATTCAAGGAAGGTATCAGAGTTGTTGAAGATATTTTAAGATACGAATTCAATTCTCCTTTGGCAAAAGATCTGAAAAATTTAAGACATATAAAAATTCCGGAATACGAAAATTATGTAAAGTTCAGAGATTCTATCAACGACATATTAAAACCATCCATCCAATCAGAACAACATAGAGACTCTTTAAAAGATGTAATTATCTCAAATCTTAAAAGAGCTCAAGAAAGTGCAAGAGTTTTGGAAGAAAGTTTTAAACTTTTTGATATAATAACTTCTGAAAAATTTAAATCTGCAAGATATTCTCTTTATAATCTTGAAAAAGAGATATTAAAGCTTCTGGGGACATAG
- a CDS encoding Bax inhibitor-1/YccA family protein codes for MKFSSNDFGGNPKNIDINPHQTTNYTETHEISDINAFVKRTYQLLAGSLIAGAVGAYVGMGFVGNMINYATGSLTFTYWGAVILEFILLFGVYAAKNKTPLNLVLLFAFTFMTGFTLAPTLAMFIAANMGYVIGEAFGLTAVAFAALTIFAMNTKRNFTTMGKILFITLIIMIVASIANIFLHLPMLQLAIASVGAVLFSFFILYDTQNIIRGNVSSEIEAAVALYLDFLNLFISLLQILGFLNSED; via the coding sequence ATGAAATTCAGCTCAAACGATTTTGGAGGGAATCCAAAAAATATTGATATAAATCCGCATCAGACAACCAACTATACTGAAACTCATGAAATTTCAGATATCAATGCTTTCGTAAAAAGAACATACCAATTACTTGCAGGTTCGTTAATTGCAGGAGCCGTAGGTGCTTATGTAGGAATGGGCTTTGTAGGTAATATGATCAACTATGCGACAGGTTCACTCACATTTACATATTGGGGAGCGGTTATCTTGGAATTTATTCTATTGTTCGGTGTATATGCGGCTAAAAATAAAACTCCTCTAAATTTAGTATTGTTATTCGCATTTACTTTTATGACTGGATTTACGTTAGCACCTACCTTGGCTATGTTTATTGCAGCGAATATGGGTTATGTGATTGGAGAAGCATTCGGTTTAACCGCCGTTGCTTTTGCAGCTCTTACAATTTTTGCTATGAACACAAAAAGAAATTTTACAACAATGGGTAAAATTTTATTTATTACCCTTATTATTATGATTGTGGCAAGTATTGCTAATATATTTTTACATCTTCCTATGCTTCAACTTGCGATCGCAAGTGTAGGGGCAGTTTTATTCAGTTTCTTTATTTTGTATGACACTCAAAACATAATAAGAGGAAACGTATCAAGTGAAATAGAAGCAGCTGTTGCTTTATATCTTGATTTTCTAAACTTATTTATTTCACTTCTTCAAATTTTAGGGTTTTTAAACAGTGAAGACTAA
- the secG gene encoding preprotein translocase subunit SecG: protein MTGILFTVQIVLVVAIVILVLLQKSQSMGLGAYSSSNDTVFGAKGPMNFLTKATMILGLLFVLNTLTLVYLYNKQANTSALDEVKVQKTTPTPKTPAVPSVPQAPTK from the coding sequence ATGACCGGGATTTTATTTACTGTTCAAATTGTTTTAGTAGTAGCAATAGTTATTTTAGTTTTACTACAAAAATCGCAATCAATGGGGCTTGGCGCTTATTCAAGTTCAAACGACACTGTTTTCGGTGCAAAAGGCCCTATGAACTTTTTAACAAAAGCAACAATGATTTTAGGACTTTTATTTGTTTTAAATACACTTACACTTGTATATCTTTACAACAAACAAGCAAACACATCGGCTCTTGATGAAGTAAAAGTACAAAAAACAACACCGACACCTAAGACACCTGCCGTTCCAAGCGTTCCTCAGGCTCCTACTAAATAA
- a CDS encoding glucosaminidase domain-containing protein, whose product MKRLISLALALNLYGAFPSWYYKVKGTKQQKKAFVEIMLPLIQAENKKIEHLRKTVIDIFNDPYYLINPKKVAFLAKVAKIYKIKNITDKEEFLKKINTIPPSLALAQAAIESGWGKSRFVREANNIFGHWTYSNKGLAPKSKYEHIKIDYSIRIFPSLEASLSAYMKNLNRNPAYKEFRELRDKFTKEHKKFTGIDAADTMINYSQKKEEYVKLLKHMIKANNWQKYDN is encoded by the coding sequence TTGAAAAGATTAATATCTCTTGCACTTGCACTTAATTTATACGGAGCTTTTCCTTCCTGGTATTATAAAGTCAAAGGAACCAAACAGCAGAAAAAAGCTTTTGTAGAAATAATGCTGCCTCTAATCCAGGCGGAAAATAAAAAAATAGAACATTTAAGAAAAACAGTTATTGATATTTTTAATGATCCTTATTATTTAATCAACCCTAAAAAAGTTGCGTTTTTAGCCAAAGTCGCAAAAATATATAAAATAAAAAATATTACCGATAAAGAAGAATTCCTTAAAAAAATAAACACCATTCCACCATCTCTTGCTCTTGCACAGGCAGCAATAGAGAGTGGGTGGGGTAAAAGTAGGTTCGTAAGAGAAGCCAACAATATATTCGGTCATTGGACATATTCAAACAAAGGTCTTGCCCCTAAAAGTAAATATGAACATATTAAAATAGACTATTCGATAAGAATATTTCCATCCCTTGAGGCTTCACTTTCGGCATATATGAAAAACTTAAACAGAAATCCAGCATATAAAGAATTTAGGGAGCTAAGAGATAAATTTACAAAAGAACATAAAAAATTTACCGGTATCGATGCAGCGGATACTATGATAAATTATTCACAAAAAAAAGAAGAATATGTAAAACTTTTAAAACACATGATAAAAGCAAACAACTGGCAAAAATATGACAACTAA
- a CDS encoding Tll0287-like domain-containing protein yields the protein MRKAFLIFTACGLLFAQMNEKEQNIIREIALQSHKEYAHVLRNALKTKLQKEGEAKAIEYCYNNANALTMDTSAKLSRKLKVRIKLKRVSFKNRNPYNYPNLNEYKILKRMEKEKTDENYLIMAEYPRKIQTFQALYVKKVCLKCHGSNLKDTVRKTLKKYYSHDKAINYKEGDFRGAIVVTIDKKSLKKHLNKLSQNQ from the coding sequence ATGAGAAAAGCTTTTCTTATTTTTACAGCATGTGGTCTGTTGTTTGCTCAAATGAACGAAAAAGAACAAAATATAATAAGAGAAATAGCATTGCAGTCACATAAAGAATATGCACATGTATTAAGAAATGCCTTAAAAACAAAACTTCAAAAAGAGGGTGAAGCTAAAGCAATAGAATACTGCTACAATAATGCAAATGCTCTTACTATGGATACAAGTGCAAAATTAAGCAGAAAATTAAAAGTTAGAATAAAACTTAAAAGGGTTTCTTTTAAAAACAGAAACCCGTACAATTATCCAAATTTGAATGAATATAAAATTTTAAAAAGAATGGAAAAAGAAAAAACGGACGAAAATTATTTAATAATGGCTGAATATCCAAGAAAAATTCAAACGTTTCAAGCTTTATATGTAAAAAAAGTATGTTTGAAATGTCACGGAAGCAATTTAAAAGACACTGTAAGAAAAACACTAAAAAAATATTATAGCCATGATAAGGCGATTAATTACAAAGAAGGCGATTTTAGAGGTGCAATTGTTGTAACAATAGATAAAAAAAGTTTGAAAAAACATTTGAATAAATTGTCACAAAATCAGTAA
- a CDS encoding methyltransferase domain-containing protein has product MENVKLRSFDRFAHTYGQYNVIQKKIIKKYLPFLKNRVVDLGCGSEGLCKYKEFEFYLGIDTSEEMLKRNPCNTLKADFNDKKCFEQIKKYYFDQIVSFSALQWADDLEFVFGEIKKLKKEYLLAIFTSKTFKSLHKVLGIKSPIYSEEKILKASTILKPKSIEKLYYEMSFETPKELLEYIKFSGVSGNTKADVCKLKNFIKNFPVKYLEFEVLVIK; this is encoded by the coding sequence ATGGAAAATGTAAAATTAAGAAGCTTTGACAGGTTTGCCCATACGTACGGTCAGTACAATGTGATTCAGAAAAAAATAATTAAAAAATATCTTCCTTTTTTAAAAAACAGGGTAGTTGACTTAGGTTGCGGCAGTGAAGGGCTTTGCAAATACAAAGAGTTTGAATTTTATCTCGGAATTGACACAAGTGAAGAGATGTTAAAAAGAAACCCTTGCAACACCTTAAAAGCCGACTTTAACGATAAGAAGTGTTTTGAGCAGATAAAAAAATACTATTTTGATCAGATCGTTTCGTTTTCGGCATTGCAATGGGCGGATGATTTGGAGTTTGTATTTGGTGAGATTAAAAAGTTGAAAAAAGAGTATCTGCTTGCTATTTTTACTTCAAAAACATTTAAATCCTTACATAAAGTACTCGGGATAAAATCTCCTATTTATTCAGAAGAGAAAATATTAAAAGCCAGTACAATCTTAAAACCTAAAAGTATTGAAAAACTATATTATGAAATGAGTTTTGAAACACCAAAAGAACTTCTTGAATATATTAAATTTTCAGGAGTAAGTGGTAATACAAAAGCTGATGTGTGTAAATTAAAAAATTTCATTAAAAATTTTCCTGTAAAATATTTAGAATTTGAGGTTCTTGTGATAAAATAA
- a CDS encoding HIT family protein, with product MSCPLCNPQNENVIFQNDFIRVILVDEIPGYIRVITQKHIKEFSDLSYEEAVKITLLTKQIEKAIINTLNPDKVNIAMLGNMVPHLHIHIIPRFKNDPWWPGATFCEKQREFDYPVTQKDLNNLITSIKELNGK from the coding sequence ATGTCCTGCCCTCTTTGCAATCCCCAAAACGAAAACGTAATTTTCCAAAACGATTTTATAAGAGTCATACTTGTAGACGAAATACCGGGATACATAAGAGTTATCACTCAAAAACACATTAAAGAATTCAGCGATTTAAGCTACGAAGAGGCCGTTAAAATCACACTTCTTACAAAACAAATCGAAAAAGCCATCATAAACACACTAAACCCCGATAAAGTAAATATCGCAATGCTCGGAAACATGGTGCCCCATCTTCATATTCACATCATTCCGAGATTTAAAAACGATCCGTGGTGGCCGGGCGCGACGTTTTGTGAAAAACAAAGGGAGTTTGACTATCCCGTAACACAAAAAGATCTAAACAACCTGATTACCTCAATAAAAGAGCTAAATGGCAAATAA
- a CDS encoding polysaccharide deacetylase family protein, translating into MRYLFLFILPLWLFAEAHLFVLHRIDDNRHPYTNTSSKELVKYFEYIKSHGYKAVKLSTLIKMQKEGKNIDKIVVFTIDDSYKSFYKNGLPIFKKYNIPFTLFVYTKATTQKWGDFMSWEQVKECAKYGELGVHSWAHPHLAKISNEAIIKDTKKAIDAFKKYTGYVPNMYAYPYGEYDERVKKIIKSFFPIIANQNPGAYALTSPADDIDRFALTGTVDISKKLKIKVLNIKNLQIVRERNKIIKISGYTNKPYVNVYITKLGWKGVKVKNGYFEYKPGFELKKYRNRVIIRYNYEMISRLILKED; encoded by the coding sequence ATGAGATATCTGTTTTTATTTATACTTCCGCTTTGGCTTTTTGCCGAAGCCCATCTTTTCGTACTGCACAGAATCGACGACAACAGGCACCCTTACACAAACACCTCTTCAAAAGAGTTAGTTAAATATTTCGAATACATAAAATCACACGGTTACAAAGCCGTAAAGCTCTCCACACTTATCAAAATGCAAAAAGAGGGTAAAAATATTGATAAAATTGTCGTGTTTACAATTGACGACAGTTATAAAAGTTTTTACAAAAACGGACTTCCTATTTTTAAAAAATACAACATTCCTTTTACGCTTTTCGTATACACAAAAGCCACTACCCAGAAATGGGGGGATTTTATGAGCTGGGAGCAGGTAAAAGAGTGTGCCAAATACGGGGAGCTCGGCGTACACAGCTGGGCGCACCCGCATCTCGCGAAAATAAGCAATGAAGCGATTATAAAAGACACAAAAAAAGCGATTGACGCATTTAAAAAATATACGGGTTACGTTCCTAATATGTACGCATACCCTTACGGGGAATATGATGAGAGGGTTAAAAAAATAATCAAATCATTCTTCCCGATTATCGCAAACCAAAACCCGGGTGCATACGCCCTGACCTCACCTGCGGACGATATAGACAGGTTCGCCTTAACAGGTACGGTCGATATTTCCAAAAAACTTAAAATCAAAGTTTTAAATATAAAAAACCTGCAAATCGTAAGAGAGAGAAACAAAATCATTAAAATCAGCGGATACACTAATAAGCCTTACGTAAACGTCTACATCACAAAACTCGGATGGAAAGGCGTAAAGGTTAAAAACGGATATTTTGAATATAAACCGGGTTTCGAGCTGAAAAAATACCGAAACAGGGTTATCATAAGATATAATTATGAAATGATTTCAAGACTAATTTTAAAGGAGGACTAA
- the pyrE gene encoding orotate phosphoribosyltransferase → MENVREIYEKYGALLKGHFLLSSGKHSEYYLQSARVLEHPDVAEKLARELAKQIKEAGIEVDTVCSPAIGGLLAGYELARALGVRFIFTERVKGEMTLRRGFEVKKNEKILICEDIITTGGSAMEAAREVEARGAEVVAFAAIANRGVCQKVNGKSERKPECKLPADKPFFALDDFDFEVYDPENCPMCKAGSTPIKPGSRGN, encoded by the coding sequence ATGGAAAATGTAAGAGAAATATACGAAAAATACGGCGCCCTTTTAAAGGGGCATTTTCTTTTAAGCAGCGGAAAACACAGCGAATATTATCTTCAAAGCGCAAGGGTTTTGGAACACCCAGATGTTGCTGAGAAATTAGCGCGTGAACTCGCTAAACAGATCAAAGAAGCGGGAATTGAAGTAGATACGGTATGCTCACCTGCAATCGGCGGACTTCTTGCAGGGTATGAGCTTGCACGCGCTCTTGGTGTGAGATTTATTTTTACGGAAAGAGTTAAAGGTGAAATGACTTTAAGACGCGGATTTGAAGTTAAAAAGAACGAAAAAATCCTAATCTGCGAAGACATTATCACAACAGGCGGAAGCGCAATGGAAGCTGCAAGGGAAGTTGAAGCAAGAGGCGCTGAAGTTGTGGCGTTTGCCGCTATTGCAAACAGAGGCGTATGCCAAAAGGTAAACGGTAAGAGCGAAAGAAAGCCTGAGTGCAAACTGCCTGCGGACAAACCGTTTTTTGCGCTTGACGATTTTGATTTTGAAGTTTACGATCCGGAAAATTGCCCTATGTGCAAAGCCGGAAGCACTCCGATTAAACCGGGCAGTAGAGGGAACTGA